The Canis lupus baileyi chromosome 26, mCanLup2.hap1, whole genome shotgun sequence DNA window AGTTATGCACATTTAAgtagatattttttcatttaagtagatattaatttaaatatttatttattcatgagaaacacatagagagaggcagagacataggcagaaggagaagtaggctccctgtggagcccgatgtggggcttgatgtggggctcaatcccaggaccccaggatcatgccctgagccaaaggcagacactcaaccactgagccacccaggtatctctaaATAGATATTAATTTAGATAAGATTTAGGAACGTGTGCTCCAAAATTAAGAATGTTAATCCATGGGATATGGGATTATTTAGGAGGAAGAGGGACTTTCCCTTGTGCGTGTATATAATTTTTCTATGAATACGTAAAATGgatgatttttccattttgtgtatgaaagatatacaaaatgaaagggaaatatgAAGGCATTCTTGGCCTATTAATTTGTCTGTCAAATGTGTGTGTGAGGGTAAAGAGAGGCAATAGAATACACATAGGCATACAAATAGATCCTCACTGAGATAAGCGCtgaacttgaaaatattaaatgctCATCACATaaagggaatttttattttattttgatttttgatgttttgattttgatttatttttgatgttttatttttgatgtttttatttttgatatttgaaaatattaaatgttcatCACAtgtagggaattttttttaacatatagggaatttttatttttgatgttctctttttaaaaacttccttaagggatgcctgggtggatcagtggttaactgtctgcctttggctcagggctcacgttgtgatcccggggtcctgggatcgagccctacatcggactccccgtggggagcctgcttctccctctgtctctgcctctctctctgtgtttctcatgaataaataaagaaaatcttttttaaaagagggggGATTGTAAATATtgcaagaaggaggaggaaaacagGGAAAGTGATGAGAGGGGAATAGGGTCTGAGTTCTACAGCTTCTCAGGTCCCCAACTCTGAAGCTCAGTCTGGCCAGCACAGAGCTCAGGGACTGGTCTCCAGAGATGATGAATTAGTCAAGATAGttgagggggaggaggagtggagaaggaaaagggagccaaggggtggggggggggaaagcTGAGAGATTGGGAGGGTAGTGAAGGGGGGAGGAAGAAAgtgtgatggagggagggaggctagggaagaaagaggaagaaagtaagTCAAAAAGGAGGCCAGCAAGGCAGATATTGGATAATGCAGTTTCCTCTATGGCCACCAGGTGACAGTATTAGCACGGATCAGCTGTCCTTGACCACCAGGATGAACTTTTGTCCGGACACAGGCTCCTTGCTGCTGTTACCCTGGTCATCTCATCCATGGTAGACATCTGTTGGTTTTCTCGGTCCTCCTCACATCCATACAACCTTTTTCTGATAACATCACTTCAATTTCCCTCGGGGAACTACCACACTTCTATTAAGGCCtgccacatacacatacataggCACACTGCACAACTCCAGAGGATTCATCCGTTTAGATGGCTGAGAAGTACCTGCAGTGCCCAACCTATGCAACTGTCAATGGCAGCCATTGAATGATGGTCCAGTAAGTTGCCTGTCCCACACCTGGCCTAGGTGGAGCTGAGTCATTTTGATATAGATGCCTTGAAGCAACTGAGTTGATTCCTGTCATGTAGATCTCTGGAGTTATCCTGGTCTGGTTCtctaacttaatttaatttaattattttatttattttaaagattttatttatttgagagcgagagtgTGAGTGtgaaagagaaggagcagggagagggagagagggagaagtagactccccactgagcagggagccaggcatggggctcaatcctgggattctgggatcatgacctgggctgaaggtggatgttcagccaactgagccacccaggtgcccctggttctGGTTCTTACCAACTCCaacaaattccatttatttatttatttatttattatttattattaatagttAAGAGATTTTATTCTAGTAGCTATAATTACAGTGCTCGTTTGtcgaaatgaaaactgaaaacaagtaTACAAAACAGTTGATTACTAATCGTGTATTGAAAGCAGTAAGAGGGTCCACGACACCAAATGAACCAGTTCTGAGGACTTCCCCAAGATAAAGTTGAACAGCTCCAGCTTCGTCAGTGtttatcaaaatacaaaagaaaacagtagagGTCATCGTTTCGGTGGCAAATCTGACCCTTGCAGGCTGAGGGAGTGAAAGCATATGTAGACAGGGGCTCCCAGGGCTCCGGGGGCTGAGGCGCTGGGATGactggcctgcctgcctgcactCCTGCTGGTGAGACCCCAGGCGGCCCGGAGCAAGCCAGagtgccccccaccacccccagggaGGCCGGAGTCCCTCCAAGGGGCCCACGAGCCGAGATGCAGCCCCCAGCCCATCTCCTGGGCAGCCGTGTAAGCACAAGCACAAACGCTAGGGGATGCAGGATGACCCGAGACAGAGCGATCACAGGGACCCTATCGTGACCATGCAGAATGGACTGTGGCTGGTTCTGGCCCGTCTCACGTTCCCGACGAGAAATGACCCACTGGTGGACTGGACTCTGGCCACCACTGCAGAACCTACACTAGGCATGTTTCTCCCTTCTGTGTGTTCAAGTGTTCTCCTTTTCTTGTATTggtaatgattttaaaaatgcactgagTTTGGGTTAAAAACCAACCACCAAAATGGATCTCAACATAGATTTAATGCCCAGAGGAGGCATGCCAGGCTGGTCTGACACAGCAACTCCTGGAGGCCCCATGTGCCTAAATCCCTTCTCAGTATTGAACAGTGGGTTAATTCTCtttgtacaataaaaaaaaaaaaaagctgaataatattgcatagGAGTACCAGAAACTGCCTCGTTGGGAACACAAActatttacattaaataaaaacccGGCTGCAGGCTGCGCCTGCACATTTACAGCGTGGTGAAGCACACTGTGACCGACCATGGAGACAGCTTCTGGCACTCACACCACATGAGAGCAAAGTAGGGTGGAAGGAGGGAatgaggggaggggggcgcggcTCACTTCTGGTTCCAGAGCTGATTAGACAGCCAGTCCAGTCCCTCACAGAGCCCAACCCCGCTGGTGGCACAGGTGGCCTGAATGTACCAGTTCCTGTGGCGCAGGGAGTGCAGCCCCAGCTTGTCTGTGATCTGAGCAGCATTTGTGGCGTTCGGGAGGTCCTGCTTGTTGGCAAACACCAGCAGGACGGCATCCCTGAGCTCATTCTCCGCCAGCATCCTCATGAGCTCCTCACAGGCCTCGTTCACAGGCTCTCGGTCATTGCTTCAACCACAGATGAGACCTTGTGTATTCTGGAAGTAGTGGCGCCACAGAGGCTGGATCTTGCCCTGGCTGCCCACGTCCCACCCGGTGAGGCTGATGTTCTTGTACTCCACGGTCTCCACGTTGAAGCCACGGTCTCCACGTTGAATGGTGGTCATGATCTCACCCAGCTTTAGTTTGTACAGGATGGTGGTCTTCCCCACAGCATCCAAGCCCACcatgagaatgtgcatttcttttttgccAAAAAGGCCCTTGAAGAGGTTTGCAAAGGTATTTCCCATGCTGTAGGCTGGTGGAAGCAACACTGGCCAGAGAAACTCTTGGCAGCCGTGGCGAGGCTACTCAAATTCCTTTTTAATGTAGCTATTGAGAGACACTTTGTGTTGCCAACATAGAACCCCAATAAGTCACAATCCCCACCTCAAGCCTTTCTCAAACTGGAAGCCAAATCGCAGCAAATGGTCTTGAGTACTTAAATTAAAGTTAGTCTTTATTCATTATCCATCCTTTATTCTACCCAACAATTATTTCTGgatacctgctatgtgccaggcactgttctaggctctgGGAAACAACAGTGAAAAAGCCAGACACGGTCCCTGCCTTCATGGGATCTGCCTTTCAGAATCTGGTGAGGAAGACCACAGTATTTATTAGCTACAACTAGCTATAGCATTTCAAATAGCATAGAATTCCAAATTGTAAAGAGCTCTGTGAGGGCAAAGAATGGAATGCTATGtggaagatatttttaagtaGATAGTATTTTTTCTAGGCTTACTAAGTGCAAACACTTTTTATGGCTCCTAACGATGAGCAGAACAATGCTGCAGCCTAAATCCGACTGtacatcccattttacagattcgAAAAACAAAACTTACATTACAAAGAAAGGtagtattattaataatttataaatataaatagggTTTTTGCCAGGACCCGGGACTTGAAATACTAAAACTGGGGCAGTCCTGGGCAAACACAGACAAATTGTCATTCTAATAAATAACTAGGCTTAGGTCACACTTAGGGGAGTGGTGGGGTGAATATTGACTCCAGATCTAGTTTGATCCCAAAGCTCACGTACACAGTGACCACTCCATGGGCGTCCTCGAATGTGAACAGTCTGTGGAGAAATGGAGGCAAGCAGGAGATGCTGAAGGCAGGTCAGCAAGAGGTGGAGGCAATGGTCCAGCAAGAGATGGGAGTGGAGATGAAAGGAGGCTTTCACTCATCAGTAACTATTTAGATATGAAGGAAGAAGGGGGCAAAAGTGGGATGACTCAAGAGTTTTGGCTGAGGAATGGAGTGGAAGTtatctggggtggggagggaggatgaTGATTCAGATTGGCCACAGTGGGTTTATCATCCAGGTAGAAATGCTAGTACACAACTGGAGGGGAATCGCAGCATTAGGGAATCTTTGTGGCTTAGCTTGTTAGAGACCAGAGATGAGCTTGAGATTAAAGCCTCAGATCAGCCAGGCTTTCTGGTTGCAATCAACAGACATTGACCCAGACTAGCATAAGCGAAAATGGGGTTTTTTAATGAGGTTGGGAGACTCCTGCAACCAAGGTAGAATATAGGTGGGAATTGGAGCAGACTGGGTAGCAGGAATCAAATACATCCTGTGGGGATGCCACTGCCACCACTGCCCCCAGACAGCGGAGGTCATGCTGCTGTGGTTGCTCCCACTGCCAGTGAAAAATGGATACCACCGTTGCTATCACTAGCGTGAATAAAAtactcccctctcccctctccccgcctcaTACATTTGTATCAGTTGCTGAAGATTCAAATCCTGGGCATCTGATTAGCTGAACCCAAGTCACATGGCCTACGCCCCAGGTGCCAGGGGAAAGGAAAGCAAGTGTCTGGCTTTTCAGGTGTCCTTGGTGGGAGAAGGTAACCTGCCTTCTAGAAGATTTACACATGGGTGATGTCCCATGTGTAGAAAGGATGTTCAGAAGTCAAGGaaccaaaatgaatgaatgataataaAATGTCTAATACAACTTCTGCAGCTGTCATATGCACCTAGGCCATTGTATATATGATGCTCAAAGAAAAGTCCTGCAATGTACAGAGTTGTCCAAAAGTGGCCCTCCCAAAGTTCTCAAGGGTTGCCTGGGCATTAAGCCAGCTGGGTTATGAAGGGGAAGTGTCTCCTTCTTAGTTTCCATGAGATCAGGGGCCCTTTCCTCAGCACAAGAGACTGTACCTTTCCATGGTTCCCAGTGTCCCTAAAGGTAGGTTCAGTCCCCAGACGACTCCTGAGAACCATGGTCACCCCCAATCCCTTCTGCTTGGTATCCAGGCAGTTTGTTGCTTCCCTTCATTGATGAGGCTGCTTTCACATGATCCCCATAAGAAGGGAGAGTAGTAGGTGTGGGAACCCTCCCCTGGAACACAGCCTACACTATGAGTCCAGTAAATCACCTGTGCCCTCATTCCTTTCCGTGGGAAAATGGTGGGATGGGGAAcctgcacattttcttttctctccgaCCCTCAAAGAACTTTACTACCTACACAATAAACCTTACCTTAACCTGTTCCATGAGAATGTCTCTGAATTTCTACTGAGCCCAACAAGTGGAGACCCCACAGGGGTCTCCCTAACAGTGGTCTCTTGCCCTAACAATGCTTTGCCAAGATCCTAGGGTGGGTGGGGCTACCCAGAAAACCCCCTGTCTGTCCCacctcatttctctctctgccctgtctCCCTACCTGTCAATGCTACCTTGTTCTAGATCCTTTGGTACCTTAAATCTTTTTTAGAGGGAAAGCTTTTAAGAACTTGCCATCCACATTGAAGTTTCAGGGACTCAGTTAACTCCTTCTCCCAAGGAAATGTGCATATCCAGGAAAGACAATGCTTAACAAACTTCAAATAAACACCAacagagggtgggtggggggatttTTTTTAGGAGGGGGATGTTTCAGATTCCCTTCAATGAAAACATGGAGACCCTGCCTCTAGGTAAGGCTGGTTCCAGCAGTCATTTTATATTCCTCCTTCCCTGCACTATGAGGTTTGGTGGTCCTAGAAACCTGGATTCAGGCGACAGGTCCAGAGGGCTCAGGCCCTGTTTAGACAAGGCAGGTGTCTCCAGCACCCACCTGGCTGCCTCCCCAGGCACATCAGCCAGGATTCCAGTGCCATGCTGGACGTGTTCTCACTTCCCTCCCCTATTAGACTGGGAGCTCCTAAGAACAGGAGCCCAGTTGGCATCATCTCTGTAGTATCTGTACTGCCCAGCAGGCTTGCCCTGTATGTAGCAGCGTCTCAATAAAGTCATATGTCACTATGCAGAGGGAGGCAGCATTTGATGTTTATTCTgcaggatttaaaataaaaggttccCTGAATTTTCATGAAGAGTGTGCACAGATTCCCAAGAGACCCTGATGCTAGCTCCTACCCTACTCAATCTGCAAATGTTCATCCACCAGGCTGCCATTAGGCCATAGAGTGCTTTTGTGTAAATTATAAAGAGGTGCCTCCCTCTCAGATTGTATACTTATTAAATCTGGAAATTGTTTTACTAAATATACAAATCTCGACTGTGATGTGAATGGTGACCCCCCTAGGGCTgtgtgcagtgcacaacctgtGCACCTGTACCAAACAGTCCTGGGCACTACTCCCTCCTCCACCACTCCCCCCTCAGTAGAGATGAAGTAGTGAGTCTTGCCCTCAGGTGCCAGGATCTCCTTCCTGTCTGGACATCATGCTCCCTGGTTGCTTCTAGGAGCTCAATCTGATCTGGGAGGAGTCTTTGATGACACTGTAGTACACAGAGGCGGCCTCCTGAGGCgggagctggggtggggcccGCCGACACTGAAATAGTCCGTGGAAGGCCTCCCGGAAGCGCTGGGACATCAGGGCGTAGATGACCGGGTTGACCGCGCTGTTCAGGTAGACGCAAAGGCGGCAGAAGAGAAGGAAGCCAAGGTTGAGGTAAGGCGGGCTCAGAAAGGAATTCACCACCACTAGGGTGCGGTAGGGCAGCCAGAGCAGAGCAAAAACCAGCACCACCACAGCCAGCATCTTGGTGACCTGCCAGGTAAGACAGGAAAAAGGGGACGCGTGGGTGCCGAATGCAGAGGGAGAATCCGAGGTCCGGGCCTCTCTGTGGGCTTGCAAGAGGAGGAAGCCAACAGAGCACAGGCCTTCGCCAAAGGTGCCCTCAAGCATGTCCCCGCTCCCCTTCAACCCCATTCCCAGCTAGAAAGCTGCTGTGCATCCTCCCAGGCCTTGCTCAACTCATTTTCCCGGGGTACAGAGGGAGGGacacccccatcccacctcctacccccacccaccccccagccaccTCCAAAGCCCTTGGACAGGCCATCATTCTTGCTGGCAGCAAATTCACGAATCCACTGCCTCATCACAGGAAGACTTGAGGATTGAAGCAGTGAATGATGGTGAGGAACGCAGAACAGTGCCAAGCCGGCCCTAAATGCCCCACATGGGCTGCCGCTAACAGGACCTCTGCGACTACTACTGCAAGTGCTCGGAGCTCAGAGCCAGGCACAACGGGGTTAGGATCCTGGTTGCACCACTAACCAGCTGTTTAGCTTGGATGCACCTCTCAACTTCTCCCCCAACATCCCTGGCCACCCACTTGCTCACCTGTGCTGCTGTCAttgcaccccacccccaattcGATCTCCAGACTCTTCCTCCCGTCTTCTCTGGACAGCCAGTCTTGCCccagcccccttccctcccatccctcccctcctcccacttcaTCCTAGGCCAGCACTTCCCTAACGGCTAAGACTAAAGCCTCCTAGAGGTGGTACACACTGGAAGGTGTTTCAAAAGATGCTTCATTTTTAAGTTCCAGAATGAAAAGCCCACAAGGGGCATCGGTCAATGGGAGACAGAGACATCACTAATACGGAGGACAGCAGCACACTCAGGCTGCTGGAGTCCTGGGTGACTCCTTCGGAGACCAGATCTAGGGTGGCAAAAGTGCACTTGCTAGAGCTTGCATTGAGACAACTTGCCCATCAAGGAGGAAGCTAGCCTGGAATGTTCCTGTGTAAGATTGCTTCCCAGAGTCCAGGACTTTAGTGCTAGAAGTGATCTCTCCAAAGAGGCCTGACCCTGACTACATCAATAAACTTCAGTGCTGTAATATTCTCCAGGCACCAGAAATCTCAGGAATTCCCTAGTCAGTCTTGACTCCTGATTTTATCAAATTCAGATTTAATTCTACTCCATTTTAAGTAACTTTGGGTGATAAATACTGGATACCAGTGTGTGGGCTGTGGAGCCAgtttgcctgggttcaaatcttggctctgctcTTACCAGTCCTGTAACCTGGGGTAGcccctctgtgactcagtttcctcatctgtcaaacagAGATGGTAGCAGTACATAGATCACGGAGTTATTAGAAAAACTCAATATGCTAACTTTTGTAAAAGACTTgggccagtgcctggcacatagaaaatcCCCAATAATTGTTAACTATTATTAGTAGCAGTAATATTCTCTACCTTGCTCTCCTAGACATGCGGCTTTCATTCAATGCCTCTTCCCTGTTGCTGTTGTACACGGCATTCTGCAAGGGCTCTCTTGGACATCAAAGAATGCTTAGTCCTTAGACTGCCCACTGTCAAAAAGACACTGATGCTCCAACAAAACAGTAATAATAGGTACCCTAtactgaacacttactatgtgccagattcATAATATTCACTATCATCCACTGAGGTAGAGGGCACTATAGTTATAATGACTTTACTGAGTTGAAAAtcaaggttcagagaggtgaggtgacctacccaaggccacacagcaagacATTAACAAAGCTGGAGGCTGGATAGATCCAGGTCTGGAATACAATTTTCACCAGCAGAAGTTGCACCCAAAACATAGGCCAGGTGGGAGCTTGAACCCAGCCCTTTTAGACTGAGCAGGAAAGTGGTAAACAGAGAAGTAAATAAGTAGTGGTTGGGAAGGAGGGACATTTGTCTGGAGCCTAAGGTGGTGTGGGGCCTACAGCCAGAGTTAATGCTCCGCACCTGCTCAGCCTACGTCCTGCCCCCTTTCCTCTAAGAACCATTCTTGAGCTAACATGCCTGCAAGCAGGGGCTGTTTGAGGCGGCTGGAAGGGCCCCCCAACAGTGCACCCACCCCGGGAGGCAGGGAGATGGCACAGATGGTCCTCACGCCCAGGGCTCAGGAGTGACTCAGCAGGGGCTAGgtgtcctcccccctcccccgccagctGAGGGTGTGGGTGGAAGGCTGAAGATAAAGACCAGTTGGGTTTGGGGAGCTCTCCTCCCACCTGTATTCCTTGAATACCCTTGGGAAGCCACACTGCCTGCTGGAGTGTGGGTGGAGGATATAAGGAGTCTGGACACTTGGGTTCTCGTCCCACTTCCCTCCATGTGTCACCTTCTCACTCCCTTTGTCCACTCTGAGCctatttctttatccatgaaAATAGGTGTTCAACCTCCCAAAAGAGTAATGTCAGGAATGTcaggcacacagtaagtgctctgTAAGTGCTGGGTCTCTCCTGACCTCACCACAACCCATCCCCCCTAGGCTGACTGGCTCTGGAGTCCATGCTGGCAGCTTTAGTGTCAGATGTGGTAAGGACTTGAGAAAGTCACTTCTCCTCTCTGGGTCTTAGTCTCCCCATCATTAGGAGAATACCACCATGGGTGTAGCCACTGGTTGGGAAAGTTTAATAATAACCAATCTTAggggacctggatggctcagtggttgagcacctcccttccacaggtggtgatcctgggatcctgggatggagttctgcatcaggctccctacagggaacctgcttctccctctgcctatgtctctctctctctctctccctctctctctgtgtctctcattaataaataaataatctttaaaaaataaccaatctTAATTGAATATTTAGTTTGTGACATGCTTCACATGGGCTAAAGGCTTCCCATGGGTAATCCCATTTCTCAGGACACTCCAATGTGGAAGGTGCTGTCATTATCCCATatgacagaagaggaaactgaggctcagaaagacaGAAGTGATAGCTCCAAAATCAAGCCTACTAAATGGCACGACAGGGCTTGACACTGAGGAGTTTGACTCCAAAAGGGCCCAagcttccatccatccatctgctgGCTCTGCACAGGGATCCCAAGGAAGACCGAGGTCCCCACCTGCTTCCGGGAGCTGAGGGCACCTCTCTTGCCTCTGGAGGAGAAGCGCTGGTGGCCAGCAAGGTGGCCCTGGGGCGCAGAGCCGGAGTGCCCTGGGTCCTCAGGAGACAGCGGCCCCACAAAGAGGACGCGCGCTATGAGCACGTAGAACACGGTGGCCAGGCCCAGGGGCAGCGCATAGAAGAGCGCGAAGTCCAGGAAATAGATGGGCAGGTAGAGGGAGCGCGACACGCGGTAGCCGCACTGCACCTGCACGCCGTCGGCGTACGCGGTCTCGCGTGTGTCCACCAGGAAGAGCCAGAGCACGCAGTAGGCGCCGGTGCCCAGCCACACGGATGCCGCGATGCGCTTGGCCCGCGCCACGGTGCACAGAGTTTGGGCGCGCAGCGGGTGGCAGATGGCGAGGTAGCGCTCCACCGTGAACGCGGTGATGGAGCCCGTGGACGCGTTGATGCCCACGTACTGCAGGTAGGTGATGCCCAGGCAGCCCGCGTGGCCGAAGACCCAAACCCGGGCGGACGCCGCCTCGGCCACGGTGGGGACTCCGGCCGCCAGGAGCACCAGCAGGTCCGCGGCGGCCAGGCTCACCAGGTAACAGTTGGTGGGTGTGACCATGTGGCGGCTCCggagcaccaccagcaccaccatggCGTTGCCCGCCACGCCCATGGCGCAGACGAAGGGCACGAGGGTCAAGGTCACCGCTTGTACAGCCAGCGGGGACCGCGGCATGGTGCCCAGGCCCGACGCGTTGGCGCGCTGGGGGTGCTCGGTGTGGTTCTCCATGCGCTCGGGGCCGCACTGCACGGCGAAGGCGAGCTGGGGCGAGCTGGGGCGATTACCCGGCCGGGCGGCCGCACCAGTGCCCTCGGGGGTCTGGAGACGCTCGCTCTCGCTCTCGGGGCGGGAGGTGGGGTGCCGGCCGCTGCCTCCTGCGGAACAGGTTTCTCCAGCTCCGGGCAGGGTCCCACTGTCCCCCGCAGAGCGCTGGGGACTCCCAGGAATCGGGACCAGGAGCCGGTTTCCAAGACGCCTCTGAAGCGCGCAATCTTCCCGGGGCCGCGGTTCCCCGCAGGGGCGCGTTGCGGGCTGCTGGCGGGGCGCTCCCGGAGCGCACTGGGCGCCCAGAGGCCGCCCCCGACAGACCTGCTGCTGGAGCCGGCGTCAGGTCTTACCTCCGCTCCGTAGGCTCGGGGCGCTCGGGACTCCGATCTGGGGTGTCCGCTGCAGGAGGCACGGGGCGTGGGGCCGGGTCTCCGCCTCGCTAGTCTCCTTGCTCCGCTTTCCGCGACCAGAGTTCGTTTCCTCGGCCGGAGTTCGCGTGGTCTCTCCTCTGATACCGCTTGGCTGATTCTGGTTGACCCGGTGCAGCGCGCGTTCTTTGCCACGGGCTCCTGGCACCGCACCCCGGGCCCTTGGGGTCGAGTGGGGGATgcagggtgcggggtggggggaacGCATGCCAAGGGCGGCCGTGGTATGGGGCGCCCTGCTCGCAGGCCTCTTTCCCCAGTCTAtgggggcggctccgcggggcCGTGGGGGAGGAGTCGGCCCCTCGCAGGCTCCTGGACTCAATCCAGAAATCCTATCTTGTTTTACTGGCAGAAACCTCAGCCCTGCTGTTGGCGAGGCCCAGAGCTGCGGAGAAAGGGAGGGTATTTGCCCATCTAGACTTGGGTCGGTCCTGTCTCCTAAACTCGCACCTCCTTgttactttttccctttctcctgctAACCTTTCccagttttcctttcttcctcctgcagAAGATCTGGAAATTCTTGGCAGGTGTGCCCCGCCTCCAGAAGGATCTCTCCCATCTCAAAGACCCTGCCGTTCACAGGGCACAAGCCAGTTAGGCATCTTTAGCTTTGTGTTTGCCTCGGAGAAGGAGAAGACGCATCATGGTagttgaagaaaggaaaaaacttttTTCTCCACTTAGAGAAAGCTTCCTGAAGGTGGGACCCACTGAGCTTCATAAAAAGCATAAAGGCTGCTTTCCAGAGAC harbors:
- the LOC140618570 gene encoding thyrotropin-releasing hormone receptor-like, producing MENHTEHPQRANASGLGTMPRSPLAVQAVTLTLVPFVCAMGVAGNAMVVLVVLRSRHMVTPTNCYLVSLAAADLLVLLAAGVPTVAEAASARVWVFGHAGCLGITYLQYVGINASTGSITAFTVERYLAICHPLRAQTLCTVARAKRIAASVWLGTGAYCVLWLFLVDTRETAYADGVQVQCGYRVSRSLYLPIYFLDFALFYALPLGLATVFYVLIARVLFVGPLSPEDPGHSGSAPQGHLAGHQRFSSRGKRGALSSRKQVTKMLAVVVLVFALLWLPYRTLVVVNSFLSPPYLNLGFLLFCRLCVYLNSAVNPVIYALMSQRFREAFHGLFQCRRAPPQLPPQEAASVYYSVIKDSSQIRLSS